Proteins found in one Candidatus Hydrogenedens sp. genomic segment:
- the rplS gene encoding 50S ribosomal protein L19, with amino-acid sequence MDVISEYLSKHMKPPEKLPEFNVGDTVRVHFKIVEGGKERIQIFEGVVIGRKHGTSPHATFTVRRVTYGEGVERVFPLHSPRIAKVDVVREGKVRRAKLYYLRERIGKHAKVKAKQRLAIEETSQEPSSES; translated from the coding sequence GTGGATGTAATTAGTGAATATTTATCAAAACACATGAAACCCCCAGAGAAATTACCTGAATTTAATGTAGGAGATACAGTTCGGGTGCATTTTAAGATTGTTGAAGGGGGAAAAGAAAGAATTCAGATTTTTGAAGGTGTAGTTATTGGACGCAAACATGGAACCAGTCCACATGCTACATTTACCGTAAGAAGGGTAACTTATGGTGAAGGAGTGGAACGCGTTTTCCCATTACATTCCCCTCGTATTGCTAAAGTAGATGTTGTTCGTGAAGGTAAGGTGAGAAGAGCGAAACTTTACTACCTGAGAGAGCGTATTGGTAAGCATGCTAAAGTGAAAGCAAAGCAAAGACTTGCTATCGAAGAAACATCTCAAGAGCCATCCAGCGAAAGTTAA